The Granulicella sp. 5B5 nucleotide sequence AGCGGGGAAGCCTTGAAGCTGCTCGGGTCACCGGGTGCAGAGGCTGTTCACGAAACCGGCCTTAGCATTGCTGCTGCTGCGGCGGAACCTGCTGTCGGCACAGGCCTCGATCTCGTCTTTCCCGTCCTGCATGGCACTTTCGGCGAAGACGGCACAATTCAGGGTCTCTTTGAGCTTGCAGACATCGCTTATGTCGGCAGTGGCGTCCTCGGTTCGGCGGCGGGAATGGACAAGGACGCGATGAAACGGATGTTCTTCGCTGCAGGACTTCCAATTACGCCACACGTTACCTTGCTGCGCAGCCAGTGGAAAGTCGACCCGAAGAAGTGTATTCGCAGCATTGAGAGGGCATTGCAGTATCCAGTCTTCGTCAAGCCAGCGAATCTCGGCAGCTCGGTCGGCATCAGCAAGGTGAAGTCCCGTAAGGATCTTGTAGCAGCGATGGACCTCGCAGCCAGCTTCGACCGCAAGATTGTTATTGAACAGGGTGTTGGCGGCCCCGGCGTGAAGCCCCGAGAGTTGGAGGTGGCTGTGCTCGGTAATGATGATCCGGAAGCCAGCGTCGTGGGCGAGATTATCCCTGCGAAAGAGTTTTACGATTACGAGGCGAAGTACGAGCTCAACGGTGCGGACGAGAGTGTAAGTATTATCCCCGCCAAGCTGACGAAAGCTGAGAGCTCGAAGATTCGCAAGATGGCGATCAATGCGTTCCGCGCCTGCGATTGTGCCGGCCTTGCGCGTGTGGACTTCCTGATGGCACCGGCAAAGAAAGGGAAGCCAGCGGAGATTGTTTTGAACGAGATTAATACGCTGCCTGGATTCACTTCCATCAGCATGTATCCCAAGCTGTGGGCGGCAAGCGGAATCTCCTATCCCAAACTGATCGACCGGTTGATTGAACTAGCGCTCGAGAGGCATCGGGAAAAGCAGCAAACCCACTTCAGCCGATAGAAATCCGCTCTAAAGAGCGTCGCAGCGAGAAAGACTACGATAGATACGATGAGTTCTGCCAAGTTAGCAATCACCCTCGAAGACGTTCTCTCCGCAAGGGAGCGGCTCCGTAACTCTGTCTACCTGACGCCTTGCACACGGTCTGAGGCTCTATCGCGCATCACAGGACTCGAAGTGTTCTTGAAGCTCGAGAACCTGCAGATGACGGGTAGCTTTAAGGAGCGCGGCGCGCTCAACCGTATTGCAACGCTCACTGCAGAGCAGGGCAGGCGCGGCGTGGTTGCGGCGTCGGCGGGCAACCATGCGCAGGGGGTGGCGTATCATGCGACGCAGCGCGGGATTCGGGCTGTGATTGTGATGCCGTTGACGACTCCGTTGGTGAAGGTGACGGCGACTAGGGGTTTCGGTGCGGAGGTGGTGCTGCATGGCGCCAACTACGATGAGGCCTGTGCCGAAGCGCTACGCCTGTGCGAAGAGCAGGGTATGACGTTCATCCATCCGTTTGATGATCCGGTTGTGATGGCTGGGCAGGGAACTATCGGGTTGGAGCTGCTGGAGCAGGTTGAGGGCCTTGAGGCTGTTGTGGTTCCGATTGGTGGTGGTGGACTGATTGGTGGTATCGCGTGTGCGGTGAAGGAGAGCAAGCCGAGCGTGAAGGTGATCGGCGTGCAGACCTCACGGCTGCCGAGTATGAAGCAGGCTGTATACGAGCGTCATCCGGTCACACTTGAGCCCTCGACGACGATTGCGGACGGTATTGCGGTGCGGCGCGCGGGCGATGTAACGTATCCAGTCGTCGAGAGGTACGTGGACGAGATCGTCACCGTCGATGAGGACGAGATCGCCAGCGCTATCCTCACGCTACTGGAGCGGGAGAAGACACTGGCGGAAGGTGCCGGCGCGACTGCGCTGGCGGCGATCCTTCAACACAAGACGAGCCTGGCTAAAGGCATGCGGACCGCGGTGCTGGTTGGTGGCGGCAATATCGATGTGACACTGTTGAGCAGGATCATCGAGCGTGGTCTGGTGCAGGATGGCAGATTGATCCGGTTGCGGATTCATCTGCTGGACAGGCCTGGCGCGCTGACAGAGCTGACGACGCTGATCGCGAGCCATCGGGTGAACATTGTGGATACGCTGTACAACCGTGCTTACTACGGTGTGAACCTCGGCGATACCTCGATCGACATTACGATGGAGACGCGCGGACGTGAGCAGGTTGCAGAGCTACTCGCGGCGCTGACTGCTGGTGGTTATAAGCACGAGCGCGTTTTGTAATTTGCTTGGGAGATACCCCCTCCCCCCTCCCTATGTAGCGGAGGTATCCAGCGGAATCAGCGACTTACGGGGTGATCCCGGGGGTAAGTGGCTGATTCTTTATATGGTTGTGGGTATGATATGGGAATGATTGGGGTTAGTGGTGGGTGGTGGAAGCTGACTCCTGAGATAGGGTTTCCCTAATTCCATTCTATCGGGTTGAGGTGGGTGATCCATCCGATAGTTTGTGGGTGCTAGTTGTGTGTTGTGAGTGAGTTATGTGGGGTGGGAGCCTGTTGAGGGCTTGACAGGGCGAAAAGGCCAGCAAAATGGCGTGAAGATTTTTGGTTGGAGGCGATGGATTTGACCCGGCTCCGGTTGAGTTGGGTGGCTCTTCGCAAGAAAGCAATTCAGTCGTTACGCCTGCGGCTTCACTCCGGCCTGCGGCGCGAGGTACGGGTCTTCGACCCGGTCTGGTGTGGCCTGACTGAAGTCAGGCCCTTCCGGGTGGTGGCAGAGAGGGTATGGGTGAGTTGGAGTGTTGCATCCCACTCATGCGATGAAGCCGCCTGAATGGGGCACCCGGCATGGGCTTCGCGCTCCGCCATGACGAGCCCCCTGAGGTGGCATATGCTTTGACTCCAGCCGTTGCCGAACTGTACATTTCGCTTAGGCGAAGTGGAGACATCATGGCAGCCTAGGCAAACATGAAACAGCGCACAAGAGTCGTTTCGATGTTGAACGCTCGTTCCAACTTCGGCAAGCTGCTCGATAGCGTTGCTGATGAGCAGCGGTCCGTGGTGATTGAGAAGCGCGGCACACCGAAGGCCGTGCTCCTTAGTATCCATGACTACATAAAACTGGCTGCGCCTGAGCCGGAGATTCTTCAGATCATCAGTGAAGAGGCAGAGCGTAGCGGAGCTAGCAAACTCACCTCTCGCCAGATCGATCAACTGATCAAAGCCACACGAGCCGAGCGCAAAAGCGCTAATGCTCCCCCTCGCGTTCCCGTTACGACTTGTACTCGACACGAATAGCGTCGTGTCCGCCGCGTTGAAACGAGGGAGTCTGCAACGGGCGACATTTACGCTTGCGGTTACGAAGCCAGCGCGGCTCTATGTCACCGCTCAAATTCTCGATGAATACTCGGAGGTGTTGGTGCGCCCATGGCTCGGCATCAGCAAGAGAACCCGTCTCCAGATGCTGCAACTCATCAAAAACCGCAGCTATCTTGTGACGCCCACCCAGGCGCATCGAAGTCTGCAGCGATCCTGACGACAATGTCTTTCTTGAGTGTGCTGATGCAGCGCGGGCTGGCTGACTACCTCGTCACCGGCAACCTGAAGCATTTTCCGGCGTTCTGGAAGAGCACGAAGATTGTTACAGCAAGGGAATTTATGGATGTGGTTGCGCCGCATTTGATGGGGTGAGTGTGGGCAGTGTAATGGAAGTTGTGGCGAGGCTGAGGAAGGCAATTCAGTCGCTGCGCCTGCGGCTTCGTTCCGGCCTGCAGCAGCAAGGAAGGGTCTTCGACCCGGTCTAGTGTGGCCCGACTGAAGTCGGGCCCTTCCGGGTTGTGGTGGCGGAGAGGGTGTGGGGGAGTTGAAGAGTTGCATCCCGCTCGTGCGATGAAGCCGCATGAATGGGGCACCCGCACCCGGCTTCTCAAATATGTAATTACTATCTCTAGAGTTAACACTCGACGCTTCAACTTTTGCGCTAAGTGATCTGAAGGCTATAAGATAAAGGGTCATCAAGATCACAAGTTAATACGAGAGGAACGACCAGTGTTAAGATTTAATCCTTTCCGCCCTAATGGGTTTGCACCGAGCACAATCTTCACTGGAAGAATGGAGGAAACATGGGCTCTCGAACAAATGCTATTCAACACCCTAAATCAGAATCCTCAACACTTTATTCTTCACGGCGAACGCGGAATCGGCAAATCCTCATTGCTTCAAATACATCGCATGCTTGCGGTCGGTCAAATCAGTGGGAACAGTGATAAAGCCAATAATTTCTTGGTAGTTACGCTAAATCTAGAGCCCACAGACACACATGAGAGTCTGATCCGCAAATTGGGCCTCTCATTACAGACCACTTGTGCAGCTGCGTCAAAGGGCAATGAGGTCCTAAAAAAATCCCTAGACTTTCTATTACGTTTTGAAGCTGCCGGGGTAAAGCTAAGAGACAAGCCTGCTCGCCAAGTGGTTGACCCATTGTTGGAACTGACAAACGCCTATTGTCAAACAGTCGAAGACATCAAAGGTTTTCGAGATGGCATTTTGGTGATTATCGATGAAGCCGATACCGCGCCCGCAAGCGCCCATCTTGGCGCCACATTGAAAAGTTTGTCCGAGCGTGTTGCGCTCAGTAGTAATAACGTGCTTTGTTTTGGTCTTGCAGGCGTTAGCAACTTGATAAGCACCCTTCGTGAATCGCACGAATCATCACCGCGCCTATTCACCGGCTTCGATTTGAAGCCGTTATCGGAAAGTGAATCTCACGATGTAGTGAAGAAATCGATAGCCGACGCGAATCAAAAAAACCTCCGAGCGACCAAGATACTCCCTGATGCAGAAGATATGATTGTCGCTCTCTCAGAAGGGTATCCGAGCTTTATTCAAGAGTTCGGTTATTTTGCGTTCGATGCTGATGAGGATTTCAAAATCACAGTAGACGACGTGAAAAAGGGCGCATGGCAGGAACACGGAGCTTACGCGCAGTTAGGGATGAAGTACTTTCATCACTTATATAACGGGAAAATCGGCTCAGATGAATATCGCAATGTTCTCCATTTCATGTCGACTCATAGTGATAAATGGGTAAGCAAGGAACAAATACGACAGGGTACCCGGCTAAAAGAAACGACGCTATCTAATGCCATGCAGGCACTTGTTAGTAGGGGCATCGTCAACCGCGACAATAAGAAGGGATATTACCGGCTACCTTCGAAGTCATTTGCTGCTT carries:
- a CDS encoding D-alanine--D-alanine ligase family protein, which translates into the protein MATKKLRVGILFGGKSGEHEISLRSARSILEAISRRKYDVVELGIDKQGRWLQSGEALKLLGSPGAEAVHETGLSIAAAAAEPAVGTGLDLVFPVLHGTFGEDGTIQGLFELADIAYVGSGVLGSAAGMDKDAMKRMFFAAGLPITPHVTLLRSQWKVDPKKCIRSIERALQYPVFVKPANLGSSVGISKVKSRKDLVAAMDLAASFDRKIVIEQGVGGPGVKPRELEVAVLGNDDPEASVVGEIIPAKEFYDYEAKYELNGADESVSIIPAKLTKAESSKIRKMAINAFRACDCAGLARVDFLMAPAKKGKPAEIVLNEINTLPGFTSISMYPKLWAASGISYPKLIDRLIELALERHREKQQTHFSR
- a CDS encoding type II toxin-antitoxin system Phd/YefM family antitoxin, translated to MKQRTRVVSMLNARSNFGKLLDSVADEQRSVVIEKRGTPKAVLLSIHDYIKLAAPEPEILQIISEEAERSGASKLTSRQIDQLIKATRAERKSANAPPRVPVTTCTRHE
- a CDS encoding threonine ammonia-lyase; protein product: MSSAKLAITLEDVLSARERLRNSVYLTPCTRSEALSRITGLEVFLKLENLQMTGSFKERGALNRIATLTAEQGRRGVVAASAGNHAQGVAYHATQRGIRAVIVMPLTTPLVKVTATRGFGAEVVLHGANYDEACAEALRLCEEQGMTFIHPFDDPVVMAGQGTIGLELLEQVEGLEAVVVPIGGGGLIGGIACAVKESKPSVKVIGVQTSRLPSMKQAVYERHPVTLEPSTTIADGIAVRRAGDVTYPVVERYVDEIVTVDEDEIASAILTLLEREKTLAEGAGATALAAILQHKTSLAKGMRTAVLVGGGNIDVTLLSRIIERGLVQDGRLIRLRIHLLDRPGALTELTTLIASHRVNIVDTLYNRAYYGVNLGDTSIDITMETRGREQVAELLAALTAGGYKHERVL
- a CDS encoding ATP-binding protein — its product is MEETWALEQMLFNTLNQNPQHFILHGERGIGKSSLLQIHRMLAVGQISGNSDKANNFLVVTLNLEPTDTHESLIRKLGLSLQTTCAAASKGNEVLKKSLDFLLRFEAAGVKLRDKPARQVVDPLLELTNAYCQTVEDIKGFRDGILVIIDEADTAPASAHLGATLKSLSERVALSSNNVLCFGLAGVSNLISTLRESHESSPRLFTGFDLKPLSESESHDVVKKSIADANQKNLRATKILPDAEDMIVALSEGYPSFIQEFGYFAFDADEDFKITVDDVKKGAWQEHGAYAQLGMKYFHHLYNGKIGSDEYRNVLHFMSTHSDKWVSKEQIRQGTRLKETTLSNAMQALVSRGIVNRDNKKGYYRLPSKSFAAWIKGELQKKNGGDTNNTADA